Proteins from a single region of Budorcas taxicolor isolate Tak-1 chromosome 7, Takin1.1, whole genome shotgun sequence:
- the ETF1 gene encoding eukaryotic peptide chain release factor subunit 1, with amino-acid sequence MADDPSAADRNVEIWKIKKLIKSLEAARGNGTSMISLIIPPKDQISRVAKMLADEFGTASNIKSRVNRLSVLGAITSVQQRLKLYNKVPPNGLVVYCGTIVTEEGKEKKVNIDFEPFKPINTSLYLCDNKFHTEALTALLSDDSKFGFIVIDGSGALFGTLQGNTREVLHKFTVDLPKKHGRGGQSALRFARLRMEKRHNYVRKVAETAVQLFISGDKVNVAGLVLAGSADFKTELSQSDMFDQRLQSKVLKLVDISYGGENGFNQAIELSTEVLSNVKFIQEKKLIGRYFDEISQDTGKYCFGVEDTLKALEMGAVEILIVYENLDIMRYVLHCQGTEEEKILYLTPEQEKDKSHFTDKETGQEHELIESMPLLEWFANNYKKFGATLEIVTDKSQEGSQFVKGFGGIGGILRYRVDFQGMEYQGGDDEFFDLDDY; translated from the exons CAATGGCACAAGCATGATATCGTtgatcattcctcccaaagaccAGATTTCACGAGTGGCAAAAATGTTAGCAGATGAGTTTGGAACTGCATCTAACATTAAGTCACGAGTAAACCGCCTTTCAGTCCTGGGAGCCATTACATCTGTACAACAAAGACTCAAACTTTATAACAAAG TACCTCCAAACGGCCTGGTTGTTTACTGTGGTACAATTGTAacggaagaaggaaaggaaaagaaagtcaacATTGACTTTGAACCTTTCAAACCAATTAATACGTCATTGTATTTGTGTGACAACAAATTCCATACAGAG GCTCTTACAGCACTACTTTCAGATGATAGCAAGTTTGGCTTCATTGTAATAGATGGTAGTGGTGCACTTTTTGGCACACTCCAAGGAAATACGAGAGAAGTCCTGCACAAATTCACTGTGGATCTCCCAAAGAAACATG GTAGAGGAGGTCAGTCAGCCTTGCGTTTTGCCCGTTTAAGAATGGAAAAGCGACATAACTATGTTCGAAAAGTAGCTGAGACTGCTGTGCAGCTGTTTATTTCTGGGGACAAGGTGAATGTGGCTGGTCTCGTTTTAGCTGGATCAGCTGACTTTAAAACTGAACTAAGTCAATCTGATATGTTTGATCAG AGGTTgcaatcaaaagttttaaaattagttgATATATCTTATGGTGGTGAAAATGGATTCAATCAAGCTATTGAATTATCTACTGAGGTCCTCTCCAACGTGAAGTTCATTCAAGAGAAGAAATTAATAG GGCGATACTTCGATGAAATAAGCCAGGACACGGGCAAGTACTGTTTCGGAGTTGAAGATACACTAAAGGCTTTAGAAATGGGAGCTGTAGAGATTCTAATAGTCTATGAAAATCTGGATATCATGAGATATGTTCTTCATTGCCAAGGGACAGAAG AGGAGAAAATTCTCTATCTAActccagaacaagagaaggataagtctcattttacagacaaagag ACAGGACAAGAACATGAGCTGATTGAGAGCATGCCCcttctggagtggtttgccaacAACTATAAAAAATTTGGAGCTACATTGGAAATTGTCACAGATAAGTCACAAGAAGGATCACAGTTTGTCAAAGGATTTGGTGGAATTGGAG GTATCTTGCGGTACCGAGTAGATTTCCAGGGAATGGAATACCAAGGAGGAGATGATGAATTTTTTGACCTTGATGACTACTAG